TTTCTTAATAAAGAGGTGCCTACTTATATATTTACTGCCTTTTTATAGAAAATTATTTTATGTATTGGCTTATTAAATAAATATTAATATAAAAGAGGTGCTCTTCTTATGTATCAAGATGGAAGTTCAACTACACGAAGTGCTACAATTGCCTCTTCACCAGAACGTCTTCCATGGAACGGTTTGATCGCTCTGGCGATGGCCGGATTTATCTGTATACTCACAGAAACTATTCCTGCTGGGTTATTAATAGAGATTAGTAATGGACTAGGAGTTACTGAATCCCTTGCTGGTCAACTTGTTACTTCATATGCTCTTGGATCATTATTAGCTGCTATTCCTTTAACTACGGCAACTCAAGGATGGAGAAGAAAGCCTTTGCTGCTTCTATGTATCGTGGGATTTCTTTTATTTAATACTATTACTGCTTTTTCTTTTAATTATACTTTAACGTTAATAGCTCGCTTCTTTGCTGGAGTAACTGCAGGTGTTCTTTGGGGAATGACTGCCGGATATGCCCGTCTAATGGCATCGGAATCACTTAAAGGGAAGGCTATGGCGGTGGCGATGGTCGGAACCCCTCTTGCGCTTGCATTTGGTGTTCCTATTGGGACATTTCTTGGTTCCTTTTTGGGCTGGCGCTCTGTCTTCGGAATTATGTCACTTTCAACTTTATTATTAGTTATTTGGGTTATATGGAAACTTCCAGACTTCCCTGGACAATCTACGGAAAAACGCATACCTCTATTAAAGGTTTTGGTCACACCAGGGGTAAGATCAGTACTATTTGTTGTATTAGCTTGGGTACTTTCACATAACATTCTTTATACTTATATTGCACCTTACCTTGATTATTTAGGACTAACCCAAAAGATTGACATGATATTGCTTATATTTGGTATAGCAGCATTAGTTGGTATTTGGTTTATTGGAATATTAATTGACCATAAACTACGTTCGTTGGTTTTAATCAGCCTTGCTGGGTTCGGTTTGGCATCTGTAGCACTAGGTATTGGCATGAATCAAACTATTGTAATCTATCTTGCAGTTACACTATGGGGTCTTACATTTGGAGGAGCCGCAACACTTCTGCAAACTGCAATTGCAAATGCTGGTGGAGATGGTGCAGATGTTGCTCAATCAATGCTTGTAACAACTTGGAACTTAGCTATTGGGGGCGGAAGTGTGGTTGGAGCATTCCTTTTGGAAACCATTGGAGTACTTTCTTTCCCATGGGCAATGTTCTGTATATTGCTAGTTGCATATATTGTTGTATGGAAGACTAAAACAACTGGCTTTACTGAAAAACAGAAATAGAACAAATAGGAATTAAGCTCAAAAAAACACGCAATTGTAGTTTTGAAATAAAGTTTAATTAAAAGTATCTGAGAAATCCACGTTATGTGGTAAACAAAAAAAGAATCCGTTTTGAAAAAATTGTTCAAAATGGATTCTTTTCTTTTTGAATGAACATTCCATAATTATTTCAGTAATTATCGTAACTATTGCGAGTCTTACAATCATTTTTACTACTAATGACAAAGATGCAAAACAAGTGCTTTCAGAAATATTTTATTAGTTATTGTTTTGAGTAATATCTTTATACAACTTCTCAAATAATTCTAATGGAAGTGAAAACTTAGTTGTTTTGTCACTACGCCAATAAGTAACTATTTCTACTGTATCTCCGCTTTTCTTAACTTCTAACAGTGCATTTTCTCCCCTATCTCTTATAGAAACAAAACTTTTTTCGTCTTTCTTTTCTTTATGTTTGTAGTCATAATTTAAACTAAAATTGATCATAACTTATTTACAATTCTTTGATTGAAGAAATAAAGCATCGTATCTTTTTTAGAAACGTCGCAACTTTATTTCAAATCAACATTTACCATCTGAATGGTTATTTAAAACAACAGATTTTTGGTACGATAAACCTGCAAATAACTATTTCAAATGGTTTCACGTATTTGAAGATGAAATCAATCATCGCGGACAAATTCGATTAATTAAAAAGATGCAAAAAGCTCGCACTTTTTTATTATTCAGCAATTTCAGGTACACACCTATACTATATTTCTCTCACTTCAATCTACTTAACTATGATTTCCTATCCATTCACTCTTACGAATCTTATACCAATTATATTTTTCACCTTCAATTTCAATCGTAGTCACATATGGAAATCCACTTTTTTCAATAACCTTGTTAGAAGCAATGTTACGAACTAACGCTATCGTATTAAGAACCTCTACATTGGTTTTCTCAAATAAATAATCCATTAACCCTTTTGTAGCTCTTGTCGCATATCCTTTATTTCTATAATCATTCGAAATCGCATACATAACTTCCCTATTTGGAGATGGTAATTCTTCCTTAATCCCAGTACAACACCAACCGATAAACTCATTGTTCTCCTTTAAAAATACCCCTAATTTTAGAAATTCCTCTCCAATATTAGGAACACCATTTGCCGCCTTTAGAAATTCTTTATTAGCTGGTATTTCGTAATTTGTTACCCAATCTATTCGTTGCTCTTTCGTCGATTTCCAATCAGGAAGGAATTCAGAAACCTCAGGCTGTTTTGCGATCATATAAATCGCTTCGGCATCCTGAATCGTAAACTCTCTTAATAAAATATCACCGCAATCTATCGTAAATAAGTCTACCTGCTTATTGCCCTCTGTTTTATACTCACCTTTATTTAATTTCACGATTTTTCTCCCCTTCAAAAAGTACAATGTAAATGAGCATTTCCCCCTAAAATACACTCCAAAAACAGAAGTTTCATTACATGTTCTACATTGTACCTTTATAAACATTATTACTTATTTTATAGACGCGTTGGAAATTGTCGATATAAAAAATCCCCTTCTAACTATCTTTTGTTTTTCTGAATATTTTAACACCTATTTGCTACGATTACCATTACAGTACATGAAATTATATTTTTCCTTTTTTCTATATTCACATACTCCTTTCATACACTAAACTACACAAGTACCTAAAGGATGTGAGTTTTATGGGAGTTGTTACAACATCCGTTGCCTTTTTCTTCTTACGAAAAGAATTCCATACCGGCTTACCTATTCAGAAATCTACTCCATCAACTGAATCCTCTAAAACACTCACTTCATTATCACCTCGTGTAAAAAGATGGCTTGCCATTTGTATCCCTATCGTATATGCGATTGATATTCTTTGCACGATTCAGTTTCAATTACAAGGAAGCGATGCAACAGCACTTATTGGTGGTGGAACGTTAATCCCTTGGGCACTTATTCCTTCCGCAGCGATTGATAAAGTGGATCCATTTGAACTCGTACGTCGAAACTTTTTACCGGTCATCATCGGTTTAATT
The DNA window shown above is from Bacillus clarus and carries:
- a CDS encoding MFS transporter: MYQDGSSTTRSATIASSPERLPWNGLIALAMAGFICILTETIPAGLLIEISNGLGVTESLAGQLVTSYALGSLLAAIPLTTATQGWRRKPLLLLCIVGFLLFNTITAFSFNYTLTLIARFFAGVTAGVLWGMTAGYARLMASESLKGKAMAVAMVGTPLALAFGVPIGTFLGSFLGWRSVFGIMSLSTLLLVIWVIWKLPDFPGQSTEKRIPLLKVLVTPGVRSVLFVVLAWVLSHNILYTYIAPYLDYLGLTQKIDMILLIFGIAALVGIWFIGILIDHKLRSLVLISLAGFGLASVALGIGMNQTIVIYLAVTLWGLTFGGAATLLQTAIANAGGDGADVAQSMLVTTWNLAIGGGSVVGAFLLETIGVLSFPWAMFCILLVAYIVVWKTKTTGFTEKQK
- a CDS encoding GNAT family N-acetyltransferase, whose translation is MKLNKGEYKTEGNKQVDLFTIDCGDILLREFTIQDAEAIYMIAKQPEVSEFLPDWKSTKEQRIDWVTNYEIPANKEFLKAANGVPNIGEEFLKLGVFLKENNEFIGWCCTGIKEELPSPNREVMYAISNDYRNKGYATRATKGLMDYLFEKTNVEVLNTIALVRNIASNKVIEKSGFPYVTTIEIEGEKYNWYKIRKSEWIGNHS